The region TTTAATTGACCTACATCTTATGGTAATTGTTCTTTTTAAGATTCTGTTTCAAGATAATAAAGTACAATGTTAATACTTATCGAGTTTCATTAAATAGTCAGTATTAATATTCTGTTAGTACATTTTATTATGTTAAAGGAGAATTTTCATTGTCCTGGAGGAACAAAAATATTTCCGTTTTTTGTTCCTTACGTTTGATGGCAATATTTATTCCGACCTCTTACTTTCCATTTCATATAATCTTAAAGCAATCTCAAATAGCAGGTAAGTTTCGGGGTCCTCAAAATTTACTCCTTTATACAATTCCTTAATTTTTGCTATTCTGTACTTTATCGTGTTTTTGTGGACGAATAATTCTTCTGCACTTCTCTTCAGGCTAAAATAATTATTTAAATAAACTGTCAACGTGTTCACCAATTCAGAATCAAACGTTTCATCATGATTTATTAGAGGCTCTAACAGATTATAAATGGAACTTTGTAATATGTTCCTTTGTCCAAGTGCAATAAGAAATTTATCAAGACCTAAGTCTTTCCATTGATTAACCATATTCTTTCTTTTTTCTCCTACTCTGATGCCTATTTTTGCCTGCTCATACTTCTCTTGAATACTATCTACATTAATATTTCTTGATTTCTCACTAATTCCAAAAAATATATTTTCATAACGTTTATCCAGTTTATTCAAAAAGTCAGTTGATATTTCATACCTTACAATGCAAATAATTTGATTGTCATATATCCACAATAGAGAAGCCGGATCTATCTTATTTATAATTAAATATATATCTTCATAGACATTATTTAATACAACCAAATCATCGGATTCAATCAAATAAAGATAGTTTGCTTCTTTGAGATGGGGGGATAAGTCATGAAAGTCCATTTGCTCAGGCTTAGACGGTTTTAATACAGATTCTATAATCTTCATATCACGGTTTTTTACATATTTTTCAATAGAACTTCTTTTTACTGCATCAAGCAACAAAGCAGTTTTACCATAATTAATAATTGACCAATCAGATAAACTTAATTCCTTTTCTACACAAATAACTAAAAACCCGTAGAAACTCTTGTTGTCAATGATGGGAAATAATTTAAAATAATTATCTTCAAATTTGTAATTTGATATTTCCCTATTTAAAGTCTCTTTCTGTTCCATGATTTCTTTTGCAATACGCTGTAATTTAGATATACTAAAATTAGTATTAAGTTGGAAACTCTTAACATTAAATGTCTTATCAATATTTAAAACTGATAATCCCAACTGTTTTCCCATAGTGGATACGATATATTGTGCATCCTTATCAAGCGCTGCTGCTCGTAACATTTTAATATTTACCTGTTCCATTTTTATGCGTACATCATTTGCATCTATCATTAATAACTCATTGTAAACTTGCATAATTTGCTGATAGGAAATTTCTTCAGGAATGACAAACATGGGAAAATTGTTGACATTAGAAAAGTTAATTACTTCCTGAGGTATTTCTTTTATAAAAACAGTGTGCACTCCAACAGCACTAATTTCTCTGTTCTTTAGCCAATTTAAATGTTCAATAATATTAGCCGGTTCAAGAAAAGACTTAAATGTTGTTAAAAGAACACCATTCTCTTTTATACGTTCACTTTTTAGTGCAAATTCTTGTATATTTATATATGCTATTTGCTTGTCTATTCCATCCTTACCAGATATAAGCTTTACGTTATGGACTTCCAATTTATCCAATAAATGTCTAACTGTTATAATTTTGGGCACCTCAACTCTACATGAATTTTTGAAAGAGAGATCCTAATTAAATTTATTTTAATTATACCATGTTTCAAAAAAAGACATCCAAATTATCCATGGCTACTCTGAGAAAATACACCCGTGATCAATACAAATCAAAATAATAAAAAATAGCCAACAAAAAATGGTTCCGATCGTCAAAAAACGATGATCGGAACCATTTTTAAGTTGTTTTTTGGCTAGTTATATCCCAGCCCCCTTGTCATAAACATATGAAATTCTTTGTTTTACAGTAGATTACCATTGATTTTCAATTCCAAAAGTGGAGCGTTTAAATATAAATGCTGTCCATGGTTGCAAATAATCTAGTAAAAAGTGAGATTCCTCTTTTAATTGACCTACAACGTTTCGATCACCATCGTTTTCCATATCCTGCAAAGCAATTTGTAATTCTCCCTTATATTGACCAAAGTGGTTATTACAAATGATGACATCTCCTCTTTTGACAGGGACAGTATCATGCGGTGGGAAATCTCCTTCTTTATATTTCATCCTTGATGAAGTGGAACGGATCATATATGCGGATCGATCCCCTCTGTATTGATGCTCTTCTTCTAATACGATCTTCATTTCTATATCCATTACATCTTTAGCAAGTTCCACCTCAAAAGAGGGTAGTGTTGAAAAGTAAGCCTCTGACATCTGTTGCAGTTCCCTTTTTGTCGCATAAGCGTTTCCAATGATCAAATCATCAATCATGTCCATCAAACGAAAATGCGTTGCCTGCGTCTGAATGAGAAGATTTCTATGCTGCTCAAGCGTACATAATCCGGCTTGCACTGGCCAGGGACCAATATCTCCATGTTGGGAAGTTACAAATGCTGCAGTTTTGAGATTATATTTTTGAAACATTTTTGTTGTCTGTTCAAAATGTTTCTGGGAAATCCCAGAGTATTTCTGTGGGTAGAAATTATGCGATGCATATAATCTTTCTGTGTTAGGCTGATAACTCGTCACATGATCGATATAATTAGTGCCACTGCTTATGTTCACTTCAATTTTTAACCCGTGTGCATTCCTGGTCATTTTTGCCTCTTCTGCACCTGTAAAACCAAGATCCAAGCGAATCCCCGCAGCTCCTAGTTCTTTGAAAAAACGCAGATCATCATAACTAACTCCTAATTGGTCAAATAACTCCGGATTGATATCCAAGATGGTTTCCATCCCAAGTGAATTGCCATATTCTATAACGTTCTTAAACTTTTTAACGACCTCGTCCGTATCTCCCGTTATTTCGAGCAAACTCGTGAAAATTCTTGTAAATCCTAATGAACGAGCAAGATCCAAATACGATTTATCATCTTCAACGTTACTTCTTGACGGATAAATCGATACACCAAGTTGTTTCATGGCTAAGTCCCCTTTACAACATATTGCTAAAACCCATTATTCCCAGCCAGCTCCTTAAACCACCAACCGCTTTTTTTGATTTTACGCTTAGCATGATTATCCAAATCGACCGACACGAGTCCGTACCGATTCTTATAGGCATTCAGCCACGACCAATTATCCATGAAGGTCCACACCTGATATCCTTTAACATTTGATCCTTCTTGAATAGCTTGATGCACCCACTTCAAATGACCTTTAAAAAAGTCAATCCGGTAATCGTCCTGAATCATTCCGTGTTCGTCCTTAAAGCGGCCTTCATCCTGTACTCCCATCCCATTTTCGGAAATAAAACATTCAATATTTCCATAATTGTCTTTTAGATTCATTAAAATATCATAAATACCCTTTTCATATATCTCCCATCCTCGATAAGGGTTCATTTTTCTTCCAGGCATCTCATAGAAATCGAAAAAATATTCCGGCATAAGCGGTGCTTCCGGATGAGGCATGTATTCTTTCGCTTTTACCCTTCGCGGTTGATAGTAGTTTACACCTAAAATATCAACCGTATTTCTTTTCAACATCTCCCTATCCGATGGTTCCGTTGACGGCAAAAGATGATAATCCTCAAGAAGCTGAACAAGTTCTGAAGAAAATTCCCCCTTTACGGAAGGATCCAGAAATGATCGATTGAAAAACAAATCAGCAATCCTGCCCGCTTTTTGATCAGAAGGATGCTCGCTTCTCGGATAAGAAGGTGTTAAATTGAGTATAATTCCTATCTTCCCATTAAGATTGCCGTCTCTAAACGCTTTAATTGCTTGAGCATTTGCAATAATAGAGTTATAACCCACTTGAATAGCCCTTTTAAAATCCACCACATTCGGATAGTGCATATCATTCAAATAACCTGCTTCTACAGGAACAATTGGTTCATTTTGGGTAAACCAGTTCCTAACTTTGTCTCCAAACAGGTCAAAACAAGTAGCTGCATAATCTTTGAATGCTTCTACAACTTCCCGACTTTCCCAGCCGCCTATTTCCTGCATTGCAAGTGGCATATCAAAGTGATATAAATTAACAAATGGTTCAATGCCAGCACTAGTCAATTCATCCAAAACGTTATGATAGAATTGTACAGCTTTTTGATTGATCTCACCGCTACCATTCGGGATAAGACGCGACCAGGAAATAGACAGGCGAAAGGAATTATGCCCAATTTCTTTCATCGTTTGTATATCTTCTTTATACCGTTCATAAAAACGGGAAGTGTTAGTGGGACCAATTTGATTATAGAATCGGTTAGACTCCTTCTGATACCAATAGTCCCAAATATTCTTGCCTTTACCATCCATATTGGCTGCACCTTCTGTCTGAGTAGCAGAAGCCGCACTCCCCCACCAAAATCCTTCTGGAAATATATACTCGATTGTCATAATTAAATATTACCTCCTTTCTTTTGAAAATAGGTCTATTCTAAAAAATATTCCGTAAAAAGACACCGAAATAATCGATGCCTAACGAAGGAACTTCTTATTTTTTTCATACAACTCGATGAATTCTTTCGCAAGATCCTTGAACGTTGTTGCGGTCATGAGATGATCCTGCGCATGAACCAGGAGCAGCGTAATTTCTGCTTTTTCACCTCGTGCTTCATTTTGTATCAATGTTGTTTGTTGGGAATGTGCTTCCAATAATTCCTTTTCAGCATGCTCCATTAACTGATTTGCTTGTTCTATTTCTTTGTTTTTGGCATGTTGGATTGCCTCCATCGCATCACTTTTAGCATTTCCACTATGCGTAATGATT is a window of Lentibacillus daqui DNA encoding:
- a CDS encoding PucR family transcriptional regulator; its protein translation is MDKLEVHNVKLISGKDGIDKQIAYINIQEFALKSERIKENGVLLTTFKSFLEPANIIEHLNWLKNREISAVGVHTVFIKEIPQEVINFSNVNNFPMFVIPEEISYQQIMQVYNELLMIDANDVRIKMEQVNIKMLRAAALDKDAQYIVSTMGKQLGLSVLNIDKTFNVKSFQLNTNFSISKLQRIAKEIMEQKETLNREISNYKFEDNYFKLFPIIDNKSFYGFLVICVEKELSLSDWSIINYGKTALLLDAVKRSSIEKYVKNRDMKIIESVLKPSKPEQMDFHDLSPHLKEANYLYLIESDDLVVLNNVYEDIYLIINKIDPASLLWIYDNQIICIVRYEISTDFLNKLDKRYENIFFGISEKSRNINVDSIQEKYEQAKIGIRVGEKRKNMVNQWKDLGLDKFLIALGQRNILQSSIYNLLEPLINHDETFDSELVNTLTVYLNNYFSLKRSAEELFVHKNTIKYRIAKIKELYKGVNFEDPETYLLFEIALRLYEMESKRSE
- a CDS encoding DUF871 domain-containing protein; this translates as MKQLGVSIYPSRSNVEDDKSYLDLARSLGFTRIFTSLLEITGDTDEVVKKFKNVIEYGNSLGMETILDINPELFDQLGVSYDDLRFFKELGAAGIRLDLGFTGAEEAKMTRNAHGLKIEVNISSGTNYIDHVTSYQPNTERLYASHNFYPQKYSGISQKHFEQTTKMFQKYNLKTAAFVTSQHGDIGPWPVQAGLCTLEQHRNLLIQTQATHFRLMDMIDDLIIGNAYATKRELQQMSEAYFSTLPSFEVELAKDVMDIEMKIVLEEEHQYRGDRSAYMIRSTSSRMKYKEGDFPPHDTVPVKRGDVIICNNHFGQYKGELQIALQDMENDGDRNVVGQLKEESHFLLDYLQPWTAFIFKRSTFGIENQW
- a CDS encoding glycoside hydrolase family 1 protein, whose amino-acid sequence is MTIEYIFPEGFWWGSAASATQTEGAANMDGKGKNIWDYWYQKESNRFYNQIGPTNTSRFYERYKEDIQTMKEIGHNSFRLSISWSRLIPNGSGEINQKAVQFYHNVLDELTSAGIEPFVNLYHFDMPLAMQEIGGWESREVVEAFKDYAATCFDLFGDKVRNWFTQNEPIVPVEAGYLNDMHYPNVVDFKRAIQVGYNSIIANAQAIKAFRDGNLNGKIGIILNLTPSYPRSEHPSDQKAGRIADLFFNRSFLDPSVKGEFSSELVQLLEDYHLLPSTEPSDREMLKRNTVDILGVNYYQPRRVKAKEYMPHPEAPLMPEYFFDFYEMPGRKMNPYRGWEIYEKGIYDILMNLKDNYGNIECFISENGMGVQDEGRFKDEHGMIQDDYRIDFFKGHLKWVHQAIQEGSNVKGYQVWTFMDNWSWLNAYKNRYGLVSVDLDNHAKRKIKKSGWWFKELAGNNGF
- a CDS encoding PTS lactose/cellobiose transporter subunit IIA translates to MEMEQVIMGIITHSGNAKSDAMEAIQHAKNKEIEQANQLMEHAEKELLEAHSQQTTLIQNEARGEKAEITLLLVHAQDHLMTATTFKDLAKEFIELYEKNKKFLR